The Petropleomorpha daqingensis genome includes a window with the following:
- a CDS encoding RNA polymerase sigma factor SigF yields the protein MSVIPRAAEDDIPANEQPADVQDDEAATPRPAVVEDGGTETEQDTDSPPVSDNRRRAERTAPLFAELATLEKGDPRRERLREILVEEHLPLVRHFARRFSNRGEPFDDLLQVGTLGLIAAIDRFDPTRGVEFLSFAVPTITGEIKRHFRDQGWSVRVPRRLQELHLSLNAAVGELAQKNGRAPTPSELAEHLGIPREEVLEGLAVANAYRSSSLDERLSGEEDSPTLAATLGEEDAALEGVEYRESLQPLLATIPARERRILILRFFGNMTQSQIAADIGISQMHVSRLLSQTLAKLREGLLKD from the coding sequence ATGTCCGTGATCCCCCGAGCGGCGGAGGACGACATTCCTGCGAACGAGCAGCCGGCCGACGTCCAGGACGACGAGGCGGCGACGCCGCGGCCTGCCGTCGTCGAGGACGGCGGCACCGAGACCGAGCAGGACACCGACAGCCCGCCCGTGTCGGACAACCGGCGACGGGCCGAGCGCACCGCGCCGCTGTTCGCCGAGCTGGCGACGCTGGAGAAGGGCGACCCGCGCCGGGAGCGGCTCCGGGAGATCCTGGTCGAGGAGCACCTGCCGCTGGTGCGGCACTTCGCCCGCCGGTTCAGCAACCGCGGCGAGCCCTTCGACGACCTGCTGCAGGTCGGCACGCTCGGGCTGATCGCGGCGATCGACCGGTTCGACCCCACCCGCGGGGTGGAGTTCCTCTCCTTCGCCGTCCCGACGATCACCGGCGAGATCAAGCGGCACTTCCGCGACCAGGGCTGGTCGGTGCGCGTGCCGCGGCGGCTGCAGGAGCTGCACCTGTCGCTCAACGCGGCGGTCGGTGAGCTGGCGCAGAAGAACGGCCGGGCGCCGACGCCGTCCGAGCTGGCCGAGCACCTGGGCATCCCGCGCGAGGAGGTGCTCGAGGGCCTGGCGGTGGCCAACGCCTACCGGTCGAGCTCGCTCGACGAGCGGCTCTCCGGCGAGGAGGACTCCCCGACCCTCGCCGCCACCCTGGGCGAGGAGGACGCCGCGCTCGAGGGCGTGGAGTACCGCGAGTCGCTGCAGCCGCTGCTGGCCACGATCCCCGCCCGCGAGCGCCGGATCCTCATCCTGCGGTTCTTCGGCAACATGACGCAGTCGCAGATCGCCGCCGACATCGGCATCTCGCAGATGCACGTCTCCCGGCTGCTGTCCCAGACCCTGGCCAAGCTCCGCGAAGGCCTGCTCAAGGACTAG
- a CDS encoding ATP-binding protein → MPRVPAAGGTTKGGRMADSRGAPAQDGRRAERLELRVPTTPTQLPAVRAMAGDLAMRMDYDLDSVEDLRLAVDEACATLALVAATDARLTVVFETTRSGLHIDAWVPTDEGTDVPRDGFGWAVLQTLVDNVEGRPATQADVHGGNGTAEPVAVISMDKYLPGQRPPEAVAQIGQNLSVQQ, encoded by the coding sequence GTGCCGCGGGTTCCCGCGGCCGGCGGGACGACGAAGGGCGGACGGATGGCGGACTCGAGGGGTGCCCCCGCGCAGGACGGACGGCGCGCGGAGCGGCTGGAGCTGCGGGTGCCCACGACGCCGACCCAGCTGCCGGCGGTGCGCGCGATGGCCGGCGACCTGGCCATGCGCATGGACTACGACCTCGACTCCGTCGAGGACCTCCGCCTGGCCGTCGACGAGGCCTGCGCGACGCTCGCGCTCGTGGCGGCCACCGACGCCCGCCTGACCGTCGTCTTCGAGACCACCCGGTCCGGGCTGCACATCGACGCGTGGGTGCCGACCGACGAGGGCACCGACGTCCCCCGCGACGGCTTCGGCTGGGCGGTGCTGCAGACCCTCGTCGACAACGTGGAGGGACGCCCGGCCACGCAGGCCGACGTCCACGGTGGCAACGGCACCGCCGAGCCCGTCGCGGTGATCTCCATGGACAAGTACCTGCCCGGCCAGCGACCTCCCGAGGCCGTGGCCCAGATCGGGCAGAACCTCTCGGTCCAGCAGTGA
- a CDS encoding NAD(P)-dependent oxidoreductase: MTRIAILHPGQMGAAVGRALVEAGHDVGWLPEGRGPGTRRRAEEAGLVALTGVDDRDLVLSVCPPAAAVDTARSVAGFSGLYVDANAVSPETAREVAAVVQVGGATYVDGGIVGPPPAEAGSTRLFLSGSGAAQVAEVFAGSRLEPVVLHGDTAASALKMTYAAWTKTTAALLVSLRGAARQLGVEDALVAEWARSQPDLAARHAGAVAAARDKGWRWEEEMRQIARTFAAAGEPAGFAEAAAEQFARWPRPADG; encoded by the coding sequence ATGACGCGGATCGCGATCCTCCACCCCGGCCAGATGGGCGCCGCCGTCGGCCGCGCGCTGGTCGAGGCAGGGCACGACGTGGGCTGGCTGCCCGAGGGCCGCGGCCCGGGCACCCGCCGTCGCGCCGAGGAGGCCGGGCTCGTCGCCCTGACCGGCGTGGACGACCGCGACCTGGTGCTGTCCGTGTGCCCGCCCGCGGCCGCGGTCGACACCGCCCGCTCCGTGGCCGGCTTCTCCGGGCTCTACGTCGACGCGAACGCCGTCAGCCCCGAGACCGCGCGCGAGGTCGCCGCCGTGGTGCAGGTCGGTGGCGCGACCTACGTCGACGGCGGCATCGTGGGGCCGCCCCCGGCGGAGGCCGGCTCCACGCGGCTGTTCCTCTCCGGCTCGGGCGCGGCGCAGGTCGCCGAGGTGTTCGCCGGCAGCCGGCTCGAGCCCGTCGTCCTGCACGGCGATACCGCCGCGTCCGCGCTGAAGATGACTTACGCGGCCTGGACCAAGACCACCGCCGCGCTGCTGGTCAGCCTCCGCGGCGCCGCCCGCCAGCTCGGCGTGGAGGACGCGCTGGTCGCGGAGTGGGCGCGCTCGCAGCCCGACCTGGCCGCGCGCCACGCCGGTGCGGTCGCGGCGGCCCGGGACAAGGGGTGGCGGTGGGAGGAGGAGATGCGCCAGATCGCGCGCACCTTCGCCGCCGCCGGCGAACCGGCCGGCTTCGCCGAGGCCGCCGCCGAGCAGTTCGCCCGCTGGCCGCGCCCGGCCGACGGCTGA
- a CDS encoding IS110 family transposase, producing MGLLHEALPASTLVVAIDPGKVSNRVWLSTGEVGQVVPPLSLPVLRPGLEQLHRLVVDHVGPSGPVFAIEASGGLHQAWLRELNQRFPGSVRLFAPSETTAARAQLGSRRFKTDDRDCAALTYLARQGQGRPVPDQEQDALTAAVRHRRGLIGEHKVAQQRLHDQLHALCPGLAAPDGHGRALPADSVIGQAVLDCAAAFAGRPPSIRSLRARARGRVLTSEAEFWVGRWRACLPPPPDASARAARLSRSVARWRAIAADIAAVDAEITALLAESAGQILTTLPGVATSRAAAFAAFSLPIARFPTAEHLYSATGLAPGSYRSATINRRTPISRQGLPEHRDALMNLAWGLSQHCGPFIDRAHELRARGLRPIPVRIALARHACRLAYTLLQTQQPFDEQRYRRARHQSER from the coding sequence GTGGGCTTGCTGCACGAGGCGCTGCCGGCGTCGACGCTGGTGGTGGCCATCGATCCGGGGAAGGTCAGCAATCGGGTCTGGTTGAGCACCGGTGAAGTCGGCCAGGTGGTGCCGCCGCTGTCGCTGCCGGTGTTGCGTCCGGGGCTGGAGCAGCTGCACCGACTGGTCGTGGACCACGTCGGCCCCTCGGGTCCGGTGTTCGCCATCGAGGCCTCCGGCGGGCTGCATCAGGCCTGGCTGCGCGAGCTCAACCAGCGGTTTCCCGGATCGGTCCGGCTCTTCGCGCCCTCGGAGACCACCGCCGCCCGAGCACAACTGGGATCGCGGCGATTCAAGACCGATGACCGGGACTGCGCGGCGCTGACCTACCTGGCCCGCCAAGGACAGGGCCGGCCGGTGCCCGACCAGGAACAGGACGCGCTCACCGCGGCTGTTCGCCACCGCCGCGGCCTGATCGGCGAGCACAAGGTGGCCCAGCAGCGGCTGCACGATCAACTGCATGCCCTCTGCCCCGGACTGGCCGCACCCGACGGGCATGGCCGGGCGCTGCCGGCCGACAGCGTGATCGGGCAGGCGGTGCTGGACTGCGCCGCGGCCTTCGCCGGCCGACCGCCCTCGATCCGTTCGCTGCGCGCTCGAGCCCGGGGGCGCGTGCTCACCAGCGAAGCGGAGTTCTGGGTCGGGCGGTGGCGGGCCTGCCTGCCACCGCCGCCCGACGCCTCGGCACGAGCAGCGCGGTTGAGCCGGAGCGTGGCCCGCTGGCGGGCGATCGCTGCCGACATCGCCGCGGTCGACGCGGAGATCACCGCTCTGCTGGCCGAAAGCGCCGGGCAGATCCTCACCACGCTGCCCGGTGTGGCCACCAGTCGTGCAGCAGCCTTCGCCGCGTTCAGCCTGCCGATTGCCCGGTTCCCCACCGCGGAGCATCTCTACTCGGCCACCGGCCTGGCCCCGGGCAGCTACCGGTCGGCGACGATCAACCGGCGCACCCCGATCTCCCGTCAGGGGCTGCCCGAACACCGCGATGCGCTGATGAACCTCGCCTGGGGCCTGTCCCAGCACTGCGGGCCGTTCATCGACCGCGCCCACGAGCTGCGCGCCCGCGGCCTGCGCCCGATCCCGGTCCGCATCGCCCTGGCCCGCCACGCCTGCCGACTGGCCTACACCCTGCTCCAGACCCAACAACCCTTCGACGAACAGCGCTACCGTCGAGCCCGGCACCAGAGCGAGCGGTGA
- a CDS encoding hemerythrin domain-containing protein, whose amino-acid sequence MTAPTMNGLIHHAVRRDLARLAAALDPWPDGDRARAQRLERAFANLRRELTHHHEGEDEHVWPFLARTGVEAGLLAEMEAEHGAMSAALAGTATALSRLAQSGSADDAAAARESVEGTRTVVEAHFDHEEKELEPLLRSHEGTPEWKAVTDQLRHRSPGDAGSFFAWLTDGISDEDRAALKATVPAPLTFVLSRALGRRYTKEIAPVWR is encoded by the coding sequence ATGACAGCGCCGACGATGAACGGCCTGATCCACCACGCGGTGCGCCGGGACCTGGCTCGCCTGGCCGCGGCCCTGGACCCGTGGCCGGACGGCGACCGCGCGCGGGCGCAGCGGCTGGAGCGGGCCTTCGCCAACCTCCGGCGGGAGCTCACCCACCACCACGAGGGCGAGGACGAACACGTGTGGCCCTTCCTCGCCCGCACCGGGGTCGAGGCAGGGCTGCTCGCCGAGATGGAGGCCGAGCACGGCGCGATGTCGGCGGCCCTGGCCGGGACGGCGACCGCGCTGAGCCGGCTGGCGCAGAGCGGCTCGGCCGACGACGCCGCGGCCGCCCGGGAGAGCGTCGAGGGGACGCGGACCGTGGTGGAGGCCCACTTCGACCACGAGGAGAAGGAGCTCGAGCCGCTGCTGCGCTCGCACGAGGGGACGCCGGAGTGGAAGGCCGTCACCGACCAGCTGCGCCACCGCTCCCCCGGCGACGCCGGCTCGTTCTTCGCCTGGCTCACCGACGGCATCAGCGACGAGGACCGCGCGGCGCTGAAGGCCACGGTCCCGGCGCCGCTCACGTTCGTGCTCAGCCGCGCCCTGGGCCGCCGCTACACGAAGGAGATCGCCCCCGTCTGGCGCTGA
- a CDS encoding NfeD family protein, whose amino-acid sequence MDPWLLWLIAGGLFAAGELASTDLVLLMFAGGALGGMAVALLGGAVALQLVGFVVVSLALLLVVRPIAKKHLLAGTPQQLDGVDAVVGRTARVTQAVDRHSGRIKLGADEWTARSQYAGEAFAIGDTVRILKVEGATAVVGDAME is encoded by the coding sequence GTGGACCCGTGGCTGCTGTGGTTGATCGCCGGCGGCCTGTTCGCCGCAGGTGAGCTGGCCAGTACCGACCTCGTGCTGCTGATGTTCGCCGGCGGCGCGCTGGGCGGCATGGCCGTCGCGCTGCTCGGCGGTGCCGTCGCCCTGCAGCTGGTCGGCTTCGTCGTCGTCTCGCTCGCCCTGCTCCTGGTCGTCCGCCCGATCGCGAAGAAGCACCTGCTGGCGGGCACTCCGCAGCAGCTGGACGGCGTGGACGCCGTCGTCGGCCGCACCGCCCGGGTGACCCAGGCCGTCGACCGGCACAGCGGCCGGATCAAACTCGGCGCCGACGAGTGGACCGCCCGCAGCCAGTACGCCGGCGAGGCCTTCGCCATCGGCGACACCGTGCGCATCCTCAAGGTCGAGGGGGCCACCGCCGTCGTCGGCGACGCGATGGAGTGA
- a CDS encoding SpoIIE family protein phosphatase translates to MSASPDAASPTSSTGDVGTAVLVEAMEAAPAGLWYLTGDAEPVWANARARAFGTRSEELPAIGGHRVSELVATALRTGRPAGVHGTLGDDGPLASAVVRPLRTAGGVGVLLVVELEDAGGQEPWPTGEAEVVDKVQTSLLPPSLPLLPDVWLSGSYHRASSVRAAGGDWYDAVPLGEGRLALVVGDAVGHGVPAAGAMSRLRGAMRSSALLDPSPVAVIEALDAFAGQMEDVEGASVFYAVLDASTGRLTYAAAGHPAPLVVGTDGAARFLPVEPRPPLGSVPDVVTHASEQQLEQGATLILFSDGAVVGAGRSPENGLARLAEVAADVLSGDGAEIEPSTELAAAVAEGVRTPGGWSDDVAVLVAHRRESTLEPVVLDLPAVPSSLPAVRRRLSGWLAGLGMGEQDRVGVMVAVGEACANSVEHAYRGQEPGRMYLRAWVDVDGVLTVSVRDEGTWRPPDRDPGDRGRGLLIMRQMVDRVVLEEEHGTTVTLSMRLRRSPEVDVERAVAEARATVTVDRTSGPCAVVRVSGAVDQVSAELMRIRLLEASHGGTTRVELDLTGVTTFTSAGVRVVLAITRIARDEDWRLVVHAPQGGVTRHILQISGLGGLVDLP, encoded by the coding sequence ATGAGCGCAAGTCCGGACGCCGCGTCCCCGACGTCCTCGACCGGGGACGTCGGTACCGCCGTCCTGGTCGAGGCGATGGAGGCTGCGCCGGCCGGGCTCTGGTACCTCACCGGCGACGCCGAACCGGTCTGGGCGAACGCCCGCGCACGCGCCTTCGGGACCCGGTCCGAGGAGCTGCCGGCCATCGGCGGGCACCGGGTGTCCGAGCTGGTCGCCACGGCGCTGCGCACCGGCCGGCCGGCCGGCGTGCACGGCACGCTCGGTGACGACGGGCCCCTCGCCAGCGCCGTCGTCCGCCCGCTGCGCACGGCCGGCGGCGTCGGGGTCCTGCTCGTCGTCGAGCTCGAGGACGCCGGCGGCCAGGAGCCGTGGCCCACCGGCGAGGCCGAGGTCGTCGACAAGGTGCAGACCAGCCTGCTGCCACCGTCCCTGCCGTTGCTGCCGGACGTGTGGCTCTCGGGCAGCTACCACCGGGCCAGCTCGGTGCGCGCCGCCGGCGGCGACTGGTACGACGCGGTGCCGCTGGGCGAGGGCCGGCTGGCGCTGGTGGTCGGCGACGCGGTCGGTCACGGCGTCCCGGCGGCCGGCGCCATGAGCCGGCTGCGCGGCGCCATGCGCTCCAGCGCCCTGCTGGACCCCTCGCCGGTGGCGGTGATCGAGGCGCTGGACGCCTTCGCCGGCCAGATGGAGGACGTCGAGGGCGCCTCCGTCTTCTACGCCGTGCTCGACGCCTCGACCGGGCGGCTCACCTACGCCGCGGCCGGGCACCCCGCCCCGCTGGTGGTCGGCACCGACGGTGCGGCGCGGTTCCTGCCGGTAGAGCCCCGGCCGCCGCTGGGCAGCGTCCCCGACGTCGTCACCCACGCCTCCGAGCAGCAGCTCGAGCAGGGCGCGACGCTCATCCTGTTCTCCGACGGTGCGGTGGTCGGCGCCGGCCGCAGCCCGGAGAACGGCCTGGCCCGGCTCGCCGAGGTGGCCGCGGACGTGCTCTCCGGCGACGGCGCCGAGATCGAGCCCTCGACCGAGCTGGCCGCGGCCGTGGCCGAGGGCGTGCGGACGCCGGGCGGCTGGAGCGACGACGTCGCCGTCCTCGTCGCCCACCGCCGCGAGAGCACCCTCGAGCCGGTGGTGCTCGACCTGCCGGCCGTGCCCTCGTCGCTGCCGGCGGTGCGCCGCCGGCTCAGCGGCTGGCTGGCCGGCCTCGGCATGGGCGAGCAGGACCGGGTCGGCGTGATGGTCGCCGTCGGTGAGGCCTGCGCCAACTCCGTCGAGCACGCCTACCGCGGGCAGGAGCCCGGCCGCATGTACCTGCGGGCGTGGGTGGACGTCGACGGCGTGCTCACCGTCAGCGTGCGCGACGAGGGGACCTGGCGGCCGCCGGACCGCGACCCCGGTGACCGCGGCCGCGGCCTGCTGATCATGCGGCAGATGGTCGACCGGGTGGTGCTCGAGGAGGAGCACGGGACGACGGTCACGCTGAGCATGCGGCTGCGCCGCAGCCCGGAGGTCGACGTCGAGCGGGCCGTCGCCGAGGCGCGCGCCACGGTGACCGTCGACCGGACCAGCGGTCCCTGCGCGGTGGTCCGGGTGAGCGGCGCGGTCGACCAGGTCAGCGCCGAGCTCATGCGCATCCGGCTGCTCGAGGCCAGCCACGGCGGGACCACGCGGGTGGAGCTGGACCTCACCGGGGTTACCACGTTCACCAGCGCCGGCGTCCGCGTCGTCCTCGCCATCACCCGCATCGCCCGCGACGAGGACTGGCGGCTGGTGGTGCACGCGCCGCAGGGCGGCGTCACCCGGCACATCCTGCAGATCAGCGGCCTGGGCGGCCTGGTCGACCTCCCCTGA
- a CDS encoding SPFH domain-containing protein: MEPTLIALLVVAVLVIIVVVKSLTIVPQAQAKVVERLGRYSRTLSPGLNLLVPFVDRVRATIDLREQVISFPPQPVITADNLQVGIDTVVYFQVTDPRLAVYGIANYITGMEQLTTTTLRNVVGGLNLEGALTGRDGINSQLREVLDGTTGPWGLRVARVEIKAIEPPVSIRDSMEKQLRADRDKRAIILTAEGQRQAAITSAEGEKAAAILSAEGRKQAAILEAEAERQSRILRAEGERAALFLQAQGQAKSIETVFQAIHDGQPDQALLAYQYLQTLPQIAQGDANKMWIVPSEFSKALEGLAKMGGADSEKSFLDVPASSGNGSGRSGDGIDTSSWFESQLPPAAAQPEAKIELHTIQPGISTAPLSEVAEQAREDDVANALPPPPQ, translated from the coding sequence GTGGAGCCCACCCTCATCGCGCTGCTGGTGGTCGCCGTCCTGGTGATCATCGTCGTCGTCAAGAGCCTGACCATCGTGCCGCAGGCCCAGGCCAAGGTGGTCGAGCGTCTCGGCCGCTACAGCCGGACCCTCTCGCCCGGCCTGAACCTGCTCGTGCCGTTCGTGGACCGCGTCCGGGCGACCATCGACCTGCGCGAGCAGGTCATCTCCTTCCCGCCGCAGCCGGTGATCACCGCCGACAACCTGCAGGTCGGCATCGACACGGTCGTCTACTTCCAGGTCACCGACCCGCGCCTGGCGGTGTACGGCATCGCGAACTACATCACCGGCATGGAGCAGCTGACGACGACGACGCTGCGCAACGTGGTCGGCGGGCTGAACCTCGAGGGCGCGCTGACCGGCCGCGACGGCATCAACAGCCAGCTGCGCGAAGTGCTCGACGGCACCACCGGCCCGTGGGGGCTGCGCGTCGCCCGCGTCGAGATCAAGGCCATCGAGCCGCCGGTGTCGATCCGCGACTCCATGGAGAAGCAGCTGCGCGCCGACCGCGACAAGCGCGCGATCATCCTGACCGCCGAGGGGCAGCGGCAGGCCGCGATCACCTCCGCCGAGGGCGAGAAGGCCGCGGCGATCCTCTCCGCCGAGGGCCGCAAGCAGGCCGCGATCCTCGAGGCCGAGGCGGAGCGGCAGAGCCGGATCCTGCGCGCCGAGGGCGAGCGGGCGGCGCTGTTCCTGCAGGCCCAGGGCCAGGCGAAGTCGATCGAGACGGTGTTCCAGGCGATCCACGACGGCCAGCCCGACCAGGCGCTGCTGGCCTACCAGTACCTGCAGACGCTGCCGCAGATCGCGCAGGGCGACGCCAACAAGATGTGGATCGTCCCGAGCGAGTTCAGCAAGGCGCTGGAGGGCCTGGCGAAGATGGGCGGGGCCGACAGCGAGAAGTCGTTCCTCGACGTCCCGGCGTCGTCCGGGAACGGGAGCGGCCGCTCCGGCGACGGCATCGACACCAGCAGCTGGTTCGAGTCGCAGCTGCCGCCGGCGGCCGCACAGCCCGAGGCCAAGATCGAGCTGCACACCATCCAGCCCGGCATCTCGACGGCGCCGTTGTCAGAGGTGGCCGAGCAGGCCCGCGAAGACGACGTCGCCAACGCCCTGCCGCCGCCCCCGCAATAA
- the fabI gene encoding enoyl-ACP reductase FabI produces the protein MADGILAGKKVLVTGVLTEASIAFATARLAQEQGATVVLSNFGRALSLCQRIAKRLPQEAPVVELDVTNTEHLATLADRLREHVGDQLDGVVHSIGFAPQEAMGEGFTEVAWEHAATAFHVSTWSYASLTQACRPLFGSSASVVGLTFDATVAWPVYGWMGAAKAALESTSRYLARELGPEGVRVNLVAAGPLRSMAMKSIPGSVQFEEAWEGRAPLGWSVTDTEPAGKAVVALLSDWFPATTGEIVHVDGGFHAVGV, from the coding sequence ATGGCTGATGGAATTCTGGCGGGCAAGAAGGTCCTCGTCACCGGCGTGCTGACCGAGGCCTCGATCGCGTTCGCGACGGCCCGGCTGGCGCAGGAGCAGGGCGCCACCGTCGTCCTGTCCAACTTCGGCCGCGCCCTGTCGCTGTGCCAGCGGATCGCCAAGCGGCTGCCGCAGGAGGCGCCAGTCGTGGAGCTCGACGTGACGAACACCGAGCACCTCGCCACGCTGGCCGACCGGCTGCGCGAACACGTCGGCGACCAGCTCGACGGCGTCGTCCACTCCATCGGCTTCGCGCCGCAGGAGGCGATGGGCGAGGGCTTCACCGAGGTCGCCTGGGAGCACGCGGCCACCGCCTTCCACGTCTCGACCTGGTCCTACGCGTCGCTGACCCAGGCCTGCCGCCCGCTGTTCGGCTCGTCGGCCTCGGTGGTCGGGCTGACCTTCGACGCCACGGTGGCCTGGCCGGTGTACGGCTGGATGGGCGCGGCCAAGGCGGCGCTGGAGTCGACGTCGCGCTACCTCGCCCGGGAGCTCGGGCCGGAGGGTGTGCGGGTCAACCTGGTCGCGGCCGGCCCGCTGCGCAGCATGGCGATGAAGTCGATCCCGGGCAGCGTCCAGTTCGAGGAGGCCTGGGAGGGCCGCGCGCCGCTGGGCTGGTCGGTCACCGACACCGAGCCGGCCGGCAAGGCGGTCGTCGCCCTGCTGTCGGACTGGTTCCCGGCGACCACCGGCGAGATCGTGCACGTGGACGGCGGGTTCCATGCCGTTGGCGTCTGA
- a CDS encoding ferrochelatase has protein sequence MPLASDVDIYAVQRPDEDPSLAVRNNGGTAPSARPAPAGRREALLVLSFGGPEGHEDVMPFLENVTRGRGIPRERLEAVAEHYHHFGGVSPINDQNKALIAAVEADLAAHGVDLPVYWGNRNWAPYVEDTWRKMADDGIEHVYVFATSAYASFSGCRQYHEDIARARAALGGGPTAEKLPHYFDRPGFLQANAEALAVALASLPADVRDTARLVATAHSIPDAMAAVAGPQGHAYEGELMAAAQAVVDAAAPGRPFDLVWQSRSGPPSVPWLEPDVNDHLKTLAAAGETAVVVFPVGFVSDHLEVIWDLDNEAEQTARDLGLAFARAATAGTHPAFVATVRELLEERRAGAEARLGTDCPASCCFVQRPARPAA, from the coding sequence ATGCCGTTGGCGTCTGACGTCGACATCTACGCAGTTCAGCGGCCCGACGAGGACCCGTCGCTCGCCGTCCGCAACAACGGGGGAACCGCACCGTCCGCCCGGCCCGCCCCGGCCGGACGGCGGGAGGCGCTGCTGGTGCTGTCCTTCGGCGGACCGGAGGGGCACGAGGACGTGATGCCGTTCCTCGAGAACGTCACCCGTGGCCGCGGCATCCCGCGCGAGCGGCTGGAGGCGGTGGCCGAGCACTACCACCACTTCGGCGGCGTGAGCCCGATCAACGACCAGAACAAGGCGCTGATCGCCGCGGTCGAGGCCGATCTCGCGGCGCACGGCGTCGACCTGCCGGTGTACTGGGGCAACCGCAACTGGGCGCCCTACGTCGAGGACACCTGGCGGAAGATGGCCGACGACGGCATCGAGCACGTCTACGTCTTCGCCACCTCGGCCTACGCGTCCTTCTCCGGCTGCCGGCAGTACCACGAGGACATCGCCCGCGCCCGGGCCGCGCTTGGGGGCGGTCCGACGGCGGAGAAGCTGCCGCACTACTTCGACCGCCCGGGGTTCCTGCAGGCCAACGCCGAGGCACTGGCGGTCGCGCTGGCCTCGCTGCCGGCCGACGTCCGCGACACCGCCCGGCTCGTGGCGACCGCGCACAGCATCCCGGACGCGATGGCCGCCGTCGCCGGACCGCAGGGGCACGCCTACGAAGGCGAGCTGATGGCGGCGGCTCAGGCCGTGGTCGACGCCGCCGCACCGGGCCGGCCGTTCGACCTGGTCTGGCAGAGCCGCAGCGGTCCGCCGTCCGTGCCGTGGCTCGAGCCGGACGTCAACGACCACCTGAAGACGCTGGCGGCGGCAGGGGAGACGGCGGTCGTCGTCTTCCCGGTCGGGTTCGTCAGCGACCACCTCGAGGTGATCTGGGACCTCGACAACGAGGCCGAGCAGACCGCGCGCGACCTCGGGCTGGCCTTCGCCCGCGCCGCGACCGCGGGCACCCACCCGGCGTTCGTGGCCACGGTGCGCGAGCTGCTCGAGGAGCGCCGGGCCGGCGCCGAGGCCCGGCTGGGCACCGACTGCCCGGCGAGCTGCTGCTTCGTCCAGCGCCCGGCCCGCCCCGCGGCCTGA
- the fabG gene encoding 3-oxoacyl-ACP reductase FabG, producing the protein MGRSVLVTGGNRGIGLAIARSFAEQGDSVAVTHRGSGAPEGMFGVECDVTDAAAIDRAFAEVEEHQGPVEVLISNAGITRDGLLMRMKEEDFADVLDANLTAAYRVSKRAAARMVRNRWGRLIYISSVVGLLGSAGQTNYAASKAGLVGLARSIARELGSRSITANVVAPGFVATDMTAELPEARQKEILGQVPLGRYADADEIAGVVRFLASDAAGYITGAVVPVDGGLGMGH; encoded by the coding sequence GTGGGCAGGTCGGTGCTGGTGACCGGGGGCAACCGCGGGATCGGGCTGGCGATCGCCCGGTCGTTCGCCGAGCAGGGCGACTCGGTCGCCGTGACGCACCGCGGCAGCGGTGCACCGGAGGGGATGTTCGGCGTCGAGTGCGACGTCACCGACGCGGCGGCGATCGACCGCGCGTTCGCCGAGGTCGAGGAGCACCAGGGCCCGGTCGAGGTGCTGATCAGCAACGCCGGCATCACCCGCGACGGGCTGCTCATGCGGATGAAGGAAGAGGACTTCGCCGACGTCCTCGACGCGAACCTGACCGCGGCCTACCGGGTGAGCAAGCGGGCCGCCGCGCGCATGGTGCGCAACCGCTGGGGGCGGCTGATCTACATCTCCTCGGTCGTCGGCCTGCTCGGCTCCGCCGGTCAGACCAACTACGCGGCGAGCAAGGCCGGCCTGGTCGGCCTGGCCCGCTCGATCGCCCGCGAGCTCGGCAGCCGCAGCATCACCGCGAACGTCGTGGCCCCCGGGTTCGTCGCCACGGACATGACGGCGGAGCTGCCGGAGGCGCGGCAGAAGGAGATCCTGGGGCAGGTCCCGCTCGGCCGTTACGCCGACGCGGACGAGATCGCCGGCGTCGTGCGCTTCCTGGCCAGCGATGCGGCGGGCTACATCACCGGGGCGGTCGTCCCGGTCGACGGCGGACTGGGGATGGGGCACTGA